In one Planctomycetota bacterium genomic region, the following are encoded:
- the gatD gene encoding Glu-tRNA(Gln) amidotransferase subunit GatD: MTTDFYKGYKGKAKEKLIQFNVKVWSDVIINTTKGEFEGIILPRSETGDSQHIVLKIRAGYNTGINIDSITAIKELGYKEAIYKIPEKAFPFDPAKPNVTLLGTGGTIASRLDYRTGAVIPAFTPGELYGAVPELADICNLKTIKLFGVFSENMGPEQYIATAQAIGQEIEAGAAGIVIGHGTDTMHHTAAILSFMVQDTPVPIVMVGSQRSSDRPSSDAALNLINSVRTAAYSDAAEVMVCMFGPTSDKYCLLHRGTRVRKMHSSYRSTFRTIGGIPIGLASPTEFKFFTDDYKRRRADKKVKIDTAFNEKVAIVYYYPNMKPDMIDSLIDHGYEGIVIAGTGLGHVNKPLYAPLKKAVDKGITVVMTVQTLWGYVQMYVYDTGRDLMDLGVIPCANMLPEVAYMKLCWVLGHTKEPAKVKEMMLTSIAHEITEREPHDGYLILQGGLPEVDLFISQHLK; encoded by the coding sequence ATGACCACTGATTTTTATAAAGGCTATAAAGGCAAGGCCAAAGAGAAGCTCATCCAGTTCAACGTCAAGGTCTGGAGCGATGTCATCATCAATACCACCAAAGGCGAGTTCGAGGGCATCATCTTGCCCCGATCCGAGACCGGCGACAGCCAGCATATCGTCCTGAAAATCCGGGCCGGATATAATACCGGCATCAATATCGATTCCATCACTGCCATCAAGGAACTGGGCTATAAAGAAGCCATCTATAAGATTCCCGAAAAGGCATTCCCGTTTGACCCGGCCAAGCCCAATGTGACGCTGCTGGGCACGGGCGGAACCATTGCCTCGCGGCTGGATTACCGGACCGGCGCGGTCATCCCGGCCTTTACGCCGGGCGAACTCTACGGCGCGGTGCCGGAACTGGCTGATATCTGCAACCTCAAGACCATAAAACTCTTCGGGGTGTTTAGCGAAAATATGGGCCCGGAGCAGTATATCGCCACGGCCCAGGCCATCGGCCAGGAAATCGAGGCCGGCGCGGCCGGCATTGTCATCGGCCACGGCACGGATACCATGCACCACACCGCGGCCATACTTTCTTTTATGGTCCAAGATACGCCGGTGCCGATTGTCATGGTCGGCTCACAGCGTTCCAGCGACCGGCCATCCAGTGACGCAGCCCTAAACCTGATAAACTCGGTCCGGACCGCGGCCTACAGCGACGCAGCTGAAGTCATGGTCTGCATGTTCGGCCCGACCAGCGATAAGTATTGCCTGCTCCATCGGGGCACCCGGGTGCGCAAGATGCATTCCAGCTACCGGAGCACATTCAGGACCATCGGCGGGATTCCCATAGGTCTGGCCTCGCCGACCGAATTCAAGTTCTTTACCGATGATTACAAGCGCCGGCGCGCGGATAAGAAAGTCAAGATAGACACGGCCTTTAACGAAAAGGTGGCCATTGTCTATTATTATCCCAATATGAAGCCGGACATGATTGATTCCCTGATTGACCACGGGTATGAAGGCATTGTCATTGCCGGCACCGGGCTGGGCCACGTCAATAAGCCGCTCTATGCGCCGTTAAAGAAGGCGGTGGATAAAGGCATTACGGTCGTGATGACGGTTCAGACATTATGGGGCTATGTCCAGATGTATGTCTATGACACGGGCCGTGATTTGATGGACCTGGGCGTCATCCCCTGCGCCAATATGCTGCCTGAAGTGGCCTATATGAAATTGTGCTGGGTGCTGGGCCACACCAAAGAACCGGCCAAGGTCAAGGAGATGATGCTCACATCCATAGCCCACGAAATAACGGAACGCGAGCCGCACGACGGCTATTTGATTCTACAGGGCGGCCTGCCTGAGGTGGACCTCTTTATTTCACAGCATTTGAAGTAA
- a CDS encoding amino acid transport protein, translating into MTFTNLFGGLLFGCIGLAAFTIGRKRARFKMMITGIILMGFPYLMGDSAIALYALGGLLTASLFVFKE; encoded by the coding sequence ATGACATTCACTAATTTATTCGGCGGGCTGTTATTTGGATGCATCGGGCTGGCTGCCTTCACGATAGGCAGGAAACGGGCCAGGTTTAAGATGATGATAACCGGTATCATTTTGATGGGTTTCCCTTATTTGATGGGTGATAGCGCCATAGCACTGTATGCCCTGGGTGGGCTTTTAACCGCGTCATTATTTGTGTTTAAAGAGTAA